Proteins from a single region of Gammaproteobacteria bacterium:
- a CDS encoding helix-turn-helix transcriptional regulator, which translates to MRAGADPRAARPWTVKALDSEAALSRSAFFERFVQVIGQPPMQYLTQWRMQVASNLLRNSRAPVVSIALEVGYESEPAFTRAFKRLAGVPPGVWRRNQGKESLTTDSENNELANKGP; encoded by the coding sequence ATGCGCGCTGGCGCTGATCCACGGGCAGCCCGCCCCTGGACGGTGAAAGCACTCGACTCCGAGGCCGCGCTGTCCCGCTCGGCATTCTTCGAACGCTTCGTCCAGGTCATCGGCCAGCCACCCATGCAATACCTCACGCAGTGGCGCATGCAGGTGGCGTCGAATCTGTTGCGCAACAGCCGCGCGCCGGTCGTCTCGATCGCGCTGGAGGTAGGTTACGAATCGGAGCCAGCGTTTACGCGGGCGTTCAAGAGGCTAGCGGGGGTGCCGCCGGGGGTGTGGCGAAGGAATCAGGGCAAAGAGTCATTGACAACAGATTCAGAGAATAATGAGTTAGCAAACAAAGGGCCCTGA
- a CDS encoding group 1 truncated hemoglobin — translation MKQTLYEAIGGLPTLEKVHKIFYDKVYAHPWLGQFFKGHDQKIIELRQTQFMGEKFGGDIRYPGMDLELAHRRMYIPPELFELRQNLLRESLQEAGVTKEHIRRWLRIDSAFHRQIVKKSLAAFDAIDLKYERPVVIPDPGEAAH, via the coding sequence ATGAAGCAGACACTGTATGAGGCCATCGGCGGGCTGCCGACGCTGGAGAAGGTGCACAAGATCTTCTACGACAAGGTCTACGCCCATCCCTGGCTCGGCCAGTTCTTCAAGGGCCACGACCAGAAGATCATCGAACTGCGCCAGACCCAGTTCATGGGCGAGAAGTTCGGCGGCGACATCCGCTATCCGGGCATGGACCTGGAACTGGCCCACCGCCGCATGTACATCCCCCCCGAACTCTTCGAGCTGCGCCAGAACTTACTGCGTGAATCACTGCAAGAAGCCGGCGTTACCAAGGAACATATCCGCCGCTGGCTGCGGATCGACAGCGCCTTCCACCGGCAGATCGTCAAGAAATCACTGGCGGCCTTCGATGCGATCGACCTCAAGTATGAACGGCCGGTGGTGATTCCTGATCCCGGGGAGGCCGCGCATTGA